One part of the Microbacterium aurugineum genome encodes these proteins:
- a CDS encoding TraR/DksA family transcriptional regulator produces MTADARDRLLALRARAEARVQATAATLDELTHDREGSNDDDEHDPEGVTLSSEWSRLTGLAEAAASELRQVEDALARVDAGTYGLCANCGRPIPAGRLEARPFAEYCVACAEKLGG; encoded by the coding sequence ATGACCGCCGACGCCCGTGATCGCCTGCTCGCACTGCGCGCTCGGGCCGAGGCGCGCGTGCAGGCCACCGCTGCGACGCTCGACGAGCTCACGCACGACCGTGAGGGCTCCAACGACGACGACGAGCACGACCCCGAGGGCGTCACCCTGTCGTCGGAGTGGTCGCGCCTGACCGGACTCGCCGAGGCCGCGGCATCCGAACTCCGGCAGGTCGAAGACGCGCTGGCCCGGGTGGATGCCGGAACCTACGGCCTCTGCGCGAACTGCGGACGCCCCATCCCCGCGGGCCGCCTCGAGGCACGGCCCTTCGCCGAGTACTGCGTCGCCTGCGCCGAGAAACTCGGAGGCTAG